In the genome of Flavobacterium panacagri, one region contains:
- a CDS encoding DinB family protein has product MKTLAAQVITQEDLLKHWQGHRALTRRLIEIFPEKDFFEFSIGGMRPFAKLVDELLAIAVPGLRGIVTKQTEAFSEGGEKLIFKAQYLEKWDEATEEINTYWEQLSIEDFSETFNLFGQYEFPIIQNILYFIDNEVHHRGQAYVYLRALNIEPPFFWER; this is encoded by the coding sequence ATGAAAACATTAGCTGCACAAGTAATTACACAAGAAGATTTATTGAAACACTGGCAAGGACATCGTGCTCTTACACGTCGATTAATTGAGATTTTTCCAGAGAAAGATTTCTTCGAATTTTCAATAGGAGGTATGCGTCCTTTTGCAAAATTGGTTGATGAACTTTTGGCTATTGCAGTTCCAGGACTTAGAGGAATTGTAACGAAACAAACTGAAGCATTCTCAGAAGGAGGAGAAAAATTGATTTTTAAAGCGCAGTATCTGGAAAAATGGGACGAAGCTACAGAAGAAATCAATACATACTGGGAACAATTGTCTATTGAAGATTTTAGCGAAACGTTTAATCTTTTTGGACAGTATGAATTCCCAATTATTCAGAATATCTTATATTTTATTGATAACGAAGTGCATCACAGAGGACAAGCTTATGTGTATTTAAGAGCTTTAAATATCGAACCGCCGTTTTTCTGGGAAAGATAA
- a CDS encoding SusC/RagA family TonB-linked outer membrane protein, with protein sequence MKSKNCIKTTKLSYFMTVLLSVFMMQFGFAQESKTVSGTITSAEDGFGVPGATVQVQGTKSSTITDFDGKYKIEAKTGDVLVFTFVGFKTQNIKVGDQKVVNAVLQPETAELKEVVVIGYGSQKKTLVTNAVTQVSGENLTKTNTTNALQALQGQAAGLQITSTSGQPGESLNVVIRGVGSTAGSNPLYVVDGVLTGDISYLNNSDIESISVLKDAASAAIYGSQASNGVVLVTTKKGKRGATGQITFDQYYGVQSVARKVDLLDAREYATILNEARVNSGNTPYFTNAQIAGMGSGTNWMDKMLTDNAATKNFSFGASGGSETSVYSASLSYLGQEGVVGGPDLSNYERYNFRFNSEHKLYKDVVTIGENLSFAYIDRNGIGVGNQYNNSLRGAFQATPLLPMYDANGNYFDTSGSTEPWLTGVANPYALMVYNNQNESNSQKLLGNVYLQIQPVKNLTFKTTLGLDYNVSEGHSYSPIYRLSIYANNAFDRVNQNMNKSRSINWDNLLTYKFNVADSHHFEAMAGTSYINYNITSIEAANADSVFNDLEHAWIDNTTNKDGARMSMKGSKFENVLMSYFGRLNYNYQEKYLFNATLRADGSSKFAQGNQWGYFPSVSGGWVASNEEFLKDSKVFNFLKFRASWGQVGNQSIRSFQFLSLIKSNNTNYSFGDKEGVLTPGAYPQNIANPDLKWETSEQIDLGFDARFLDNALSVNFDVYKKTNKDWLILAPILATAGADAPFINGGDVVNKGVELSLNYQNKIGDFNYSVSANGAYNKNTVGSIPNADGIIHGLNGELYDNSGEFYRAENGHPLGYFWGYKTGGVFQNQAQIDNYKSANGVVLQPNAAPGDLIYVNTNGDDKIDASDKTSIGNPNPDFTYGFSLSASYKAFDFSLNANGVAGNQIVQSYRNQANTYGNYTSAILSRWHGEGSSNTMPRVTEDNRNFTQFSDLYVQDGDFLRINTVTLGFDLAKMKHSKPFFASQFRMYFSVLNLYTFTKYDGMDPEIGFGSSNDDQKFSSGVDVGYYPRPRTFMLGLNVKL encoded by the coding sequence ATGAAAAGCAAAAATTGTATTAAAACAACAAAGCTGTCGTATTTTATGACAGTGCTGCTTAGCGTATTTATGATGCAGTTTGGATTTGCACAAGAATCTAAAACTGTAAGTGGAACAATCACTTCTGCCGAAGACGGATTTGGAGTTCCAGGAGCAACTGTACAAGTACAGGGAACAAAATCGAGTACTATTACCGATTTTGATGGAAAATATAAAATTGAAGCCAAAACAGGCGATGTTTTAGTATTCACTTTTGTGGGATTTAAAACACAGAATATTAAGGTTGGCGATCAAAAAGTAGTCAACGCGGTTTTACAGCCAGAAACAGCAGAACTTAAAGAAGTTGTGGTTATTGGATATGGTTCTCAAAAGAAAACCTTGGTTACAAATGCTGTAACTCAGGTTAGTGGAGAAAACCTAACAAAAACAAATACTACCAATGCGCTTCAGGCACTTCAAGGTCAGGCGGCGGGTCTTCAAATTACTTCTACTTCTGGCCAACCGGGAGAAAGCCTGAATGTAGTAATTAGAGGAGTTGGTTCAACGGCAGGAAGTAATCCGCTTTATGTTGTTGACGGCGTACTTACAGGGGATATTTCGTATTTGAATAACTCTGATATCGAATCTATTTCTGTTTTAAAAGATGCAGCTTCGGCAGCAATTTACGGTTCACAAGCTTCAAATGGAGTGGTGTTGGTTACAACAAAAAAAGGAAAACGTGGTGCAACTGGACAAATCACATTCGATCAATACTATGGCGTTCAGTCAGTAGCTAGAAAAGTAGATTTGCTGGATGCTAGGGAATATGCAACAATATTAAATGAAGCAAGAGTAAACTCTGGTAATACACCGTATTTTACAAATGCTCAAATTGCAGGAATGGGTTCTGGAACCAACTGGATGGATAAAATGCTGACAGATAATGCGGCTACAAAAAATTTCTCTTTTGGGGCTTCAGGCGGTTCTGAGACTTCTGTTTATTCAGCTTCTTTGTCTTACTTAGGGCAAGAAGGTGTTGTAGGAGGACCAGACTTATCTAACTATGAACGTTATAATTTCAGATTCAATTCAGAACATAAATTATACAAAGATGTTGTGACAATTGGAGAAAACCTGAGTTTTGCTTACATTGACAGAAACGGAATTGGTGTTGGAAATCAATATAACAACTCTTTAAGAGGTGCTTTTCAAGCAACACCTTTACTGCCAATGTATGATGCTAACGGAAACTACTTTGATACTTCAGGAAGTACAGAGCCTTGGTTAACTGGTGTGGCAAACCCTTATGCTTTGATGGTGTACAATAATCAAAATGAAAGCAACAGCCAAAAATTATTAGGAAATGTGTACTTGCAGATCCAGCCAGTTAAAAACCTGACTTTCAAAACGACTTTAGGTTTGGATTATAATGTAAGTGAAGGACATTCTTATTCGCCAATTTACAGATTGTCAATTTATGCTAACAATGCTTTTGACAGAGTAAATCAGAACATGAATAAAAGCAGAAGCATCAACTGGGATAACTTGTTGACATATAAATTTAACGTAGCCGATAGTCACCATTTTGAAGCTATGGCTGGTACATCTTATATCAATTACAATATAACTTCTATAGAAGCAGCCAATGCAGATTCTGTTTTTAATGATTTAGAACACGCATGGATTGACAACACTACCAATAAAGATGGTGCAAGAATGTCAATGAAAGGAAGTAAGTTTGAAAATGTTTTAATGTCTTACTTCGGAAGATTAAATTACAATTACCAAGAAAAGTATTTATTCAATGCTACTCTTAGAGCAGATGGTTCTTCAAAATTTGCACAAGGAAATCAATGGGGTTATTTCCCGTCAGTTTCTGGAGGATGGGTTGCTTCTAATGAAGAATTCTTAAAAGATTCAAAAGTATTCAACTTCCTTAAATTTAGAGCAAGCTGGGGACAAGTAGGAAACCAGAGTATTAGATCTTTCCAATTTTTATCTTTGATAAAATCTAATAATACAAACTACAGTTTTGGCGATAAAGAAGGTGTACTAACACCAGGTGCATATCCTCAAAACATTGCAAACCCTGATCTAAAATGGGAAACTTCAGAGCAAATTGACCTTGGGTTTGATGCAAGATTTTTGGACAATGCATTAAGTGTGAACTTTGATGTGTATAAAAAAACAAACAAAGACTGGCTTATTTTAGCTCCAATCTTGGCAACTGCTGGTGCTGACGCTCCATTTATTAACGGAGGAGATGTGGTTAATAAAGGAGTTGAGTTAAGTTTAAACTATCAGAATAAAATTGGAGATTTTAATTACAGCGTAAGTGCAAATGGTGCTTATAATAAAAATACGGTTGGGTCAATTCCAAATGCAGATGGAATTATCCACGGTTTAAATGGCGAACTTTACGATAACTCAGGCGAGTTTTATAGAGCAGAAAACGGACATCCATTAGGATATTTCTGGGGATATAAAACAGGAGGAGTTTTCCAAAACCAAGCACAGATTGACAATTACAAATCGGCTAACGGAGTAGTTTTACAGCCAAATGCTGCACCTGGAGATTTGATTTATGTAAACACAAATGGAGATGATAAAATCGATGCTTCAGACAAAACAAGCATCGGAAATCCAAACCCTGATTTTACTTACGGATTCTCTCTATCAGCTAGTTATAAAGCTTTCGATTTTTCGCTTAATGCAAATGGAGTAGCTGGAAACCAAATCGTACAATCGTACAGAAATCAGGCAAATACTTACGGAAATTATACTTCGGCAATATTAAGCCGTTGGCACGGAGAAGGTTCTTCGAACACAATGCCAAGAGTAACAGAGGATAATAGAAACTTTACTCAATTCTCTGATCTATACGTTCAGGATGGAGATTTCTTAAGAATCAACACCGTAACATTAGGATTTGATTTAGCAAAAATGAAACATTCAAAACCATTTTTTGCAAGTCAGTTTAGAATGTATTTCTCAGTATTGAACCTTTATACTTTCACAAAGTATGACGGAATGGATCCTGAAATAGGATTTGGTTCTTCTAATGATGATCAAAAGTTTTCATCAGGGGTTGATGTGGGTTACTATCCAAGACCAAGAACATTTATGTTAGGTCTAAATGTTAAACTTTAA
- a CDS encoding NUDIX hydrolase translates to MVENVDDKTASKNEHSAMNAITIDCVIFGFDKGSLEVLLVQHGEGISKGKWGLPGGWIYKKESTDNAAHRLLNELTGLDNIYLEQLKAFGDPDRFPLRRVITIGYYALVKREDYNIKAGFTASDAKWYKINSIPDLIYDHNEILAYSLQHLRNKVRQTPIGFNLLPEKFTLLQLMRLYEEILGIEMDKPNFRRKILHMKLLVALDEKQQDVSHRAAQLYKFDPEIYKKLTEKGFNFEF, encoded by the coding sequence ATGGTTGAAAATGTAGATGATAAAACTGCCTCAAAAAACGAGCACAGTGCCATGAATGCAATCACGATTGACTGCGTTATTTTTGGTTTTGACAAAGGCAGTCTTGAAGTACTACTGGTACAGCATGGTGAAGGTATCAGCAAGGGAAAATGGGGTCTGCCGGGAGGATGGATTTATAAAAAAGAAAGCACAGACAATGCCGCTCATCGATTATTGAATGAGCTGACTGGTCTTGATAATATTTACCTCGAACAGCTGAAAGCCTTTGGAGATCCAGATCGTTTTCCGCTGAGACGCGTCATTACAATTGGATATTATGCTCTTGTAAAAAGAGAAGATTACAATATTAAGGCAGGTTTTACGGCTTCAGACGCCAAATGGTATAAAATAAACAGCATTCCTGATTTGATTTATGATCATAACGAAATTCTGGCTTATAGTTTACAACATCTTAGAAACAAAGTCCGTCAAACTCCAATCGGATTTAATCTACTTCCTGAAAAATTTACTTTATTACAGCTCATGAGATTGTACGAAGAAATTTTAGGAATCGAGATGGACAAACCTAATTTTAGGAGAAAAATTCTTCACATGAAACTTTTGGTAGCTTTAGACGAAAAACAACAAGATGTTTCACATCGTGCGGCACAGCTGTACAAATTTGATCCAGAAATCTATAAGAAATTAACTGAAAAAGGATTTAATTTTGAATTCTAA
- a CDS encoding helix-turn-helix transcriptional regulator has translation MLDETPKRFDRIIAILIQLQSKKIVKAQELADRFECSLRTIYRDIRTLEASGVPIYSEAGVGYALMDGYRLPPVMFTREEVSSFIAAEKLMQKFTDPSLGTHYASAMYKLKAVLKSNDKDYLSNIESRIVMQDAEPMFNDNSPNTLAVLFEGIAEKKQILLTYKTFEKDETTQRNLEPVGVFHDNNNWYFLGYCHLRKDYRQFRTDRIQGIKKTDVNFTIEHDDLETYLTKTETCPTTKVRLLIDRKIARYLASERKYHGFISQKEVDDKIEMTFMSRDINNAFPRWFLMFGDYAEILEPEVLKTNVLKLLDTNRKRLS, from the coding sequence ATGCTTGACGAAACTCCTAAACGATTTGACCGGATTATTGCCATTCTAATTCAATTACAATCCAAAAAAATTGTAAAAGCACAGGAATTAGCTGATCGTTTTGAATGCAGCTTAAGAACTATTTACAGAGACATTCGAACACTGGAAGCCTCTGGAGTTCCAATTTACAGTGAAGCGGGAGTTGGTTATGCTTTAATGGATGGTTACAGACTTCCTCCTGTAATGTTTACACGCGAAGAAGTCAGCAGTTTTATTGCAGCTGAGAAACTAATGCAGAAATTTACCGATCCTTCTTTAGGAACACATTACGCGTCGGCAATGTACAAGTTAAAAGCAGTTTTAAAAAGTAACGACAAGGATTATCTCTCCAACATCGAATCGAGAATTGTAATGCAAGATGCAGAACCAATGTTTAATGATAATTCGCCCAATACTTTGGCCGTTCTTTTTGAGGGAATCGCAGAGAAAAAACAAATTCTTTTGACTTATAAAACTTTTGAGAAAGACGAGACCACTCAACGTAATTTGGAGCCAGTAGGAGTTTTTCATGATAATAACAACTGGTATTTTTTAGGATACTGTCATCTTCGAAAAGATTACCGTCAGTTTAGAACCGACCGAATTCAGGGAATCAAAAAAACCGATGTTAATTTTACAATCGAACACGATGATTTAGAAACTTATTTGACTAAAACAGAAACCTGTCCAACAACAAAAGTCCGCCTTTTAATTGACCGTAAAATAGCAAGATATTTAGCGAGCGAGAGAAAATATCATGGTTTTATTTCACAAAAAGAAGTTGATGATAAAATCGAAATGACCTTTATGTCCAGAGATATCAATAATGCATTTCCGAGATGGTTTTTGATGTTTGGAGATTATGCTGAAATTCTGGAACCTGAAGTATTAAAAACAAACGTTCTAAAATTACTGGACACCAATAGGAAAAGGTTATCATAA
- a CDS encoding outer membrane beta-barrel protein — protein sequence MKTKLSVILALFTFCFANAQEDQAEAEMNSAKGVTFQQGDMFLEGSIKISTGGEADYYGFSPKFGYLLNDKFAVGAKLNYASNKVETTQVKTNVFGVGAFARYYFLELDKKRFKTYAEVGLGYGRNKTETPLVGSDTDNSLTADINVGLNYFVTKNIAVTFVLANVLAYNSVSPENGPSSDTFQLNINLFENIFDQPQFGVLYRF from the coding sequence ATGAAAACTAAATTATCAGTTATTTTAGCCCTTTTTACCTTTTGTTTTGCAAACGCTCAAGAAGACCAAGCTGAAGCTGAAATGAATTCTGCAAAAGGGGTAACTTTTCAACAAGGAGATATGTTTCTTGAAGGTTCTATAAAAATTAGTACTGGCGGCGAGGCAGACTATTACGGGTTTAGTCCAAAGTTCGGCTATTTACTAAATGATAAATTTGCAGTTGGAGCCAAATTAAATTACGCCAGCAATAAAGTTGAAACGACACAAGTAAAAACAAATGTATTTGGAGTTGGGGCTTTTGCACGTTACTATTTCTTAGAATTAGATAAAAAACGTTTTAAAACATACGCTGAAGTTGGTCTGGGTTATGGAAGAAACAAAACTGAAACACCACTTGTTGGCAGCGATACTGATAACAGTTTAACTGCAGATATCAATGTTGGATTAAATTACTTTGTAACCAAAAATATTGCAGTAACTTTTGTGCTGGCAAATGTTTTAGCTTACAACAGCGTCTCTCCAGAAAACGGCCCTTCATCAGATACTTTTCAATTAAATATCAATTTATTTGAAAACATCTTCGACCAGCCTCAATTTGGAGTTTTATATCGATTTTAG
- a CDS encoding DinB family protein, whose product MSLKKIMSNYADYNLWVNQQFVNWLSPKSDELLSAEVPSSFSTIMKTLDHIWSTEEYWFSVISQKDVSQKKAENELSKEEIFEGLLNSSAKLKHFINSLSEEDLSTEIKITNPWFECELPIADYLIQVINHGTYHRGQIVTIGRNIGITDASNTDYNFYNVIKQK is encoded by the coding sequence ATGAGTTTAAAGAAGATAATGTCCAATTATGCCGATTATAATTTATGGGTAAACCAGCAATTTGTAAACTGGCTTTCGCCGAAGTCAGATGAACTGTTGTCTGCAGAAGTGCCTTCGAGCTTTTCAACCATAATGAAAACACTCGATCATATTTGGTCTACAGAAGAATATTGGTTTTCTGTAATTTCTCAAAAAGATGTTTCTCAAAAGAAGGCAGAAAACGAATTATCTAAAGAAGAGATTTTTGAAGGATTGCTCAACTCATCTGCAAAATTGAAACACTTCATCAACTCATTGTCTGAAGAAGATTTAAGCACAGAAATTAAAATAACAAATCCATGGTTTGAATGTGAACTGCCAATTGCAGATTATCTGATTCAGGTAATTAATCACGGCACATATCACCGCGGACAGATTGTAACTATAGGAAGAAATATTGGAATTACTGATGCTTCCAATACAGATTATAATTTTTACAATGTCATAAAACAGAAATAA
- a CDS encoding NUDIX hydrolase — MTEITTNDHKPAVEGITIDCVFFGFNKESLEVLLVQHAQGESKGKWGLLGGWLQRDESADDAAQRILQELTGLEDIYLEQLKAFTNPKRVPERRVVTIGYYTLVNREDYNIKASLKVIEAKWYKINEIPDLIFDHNEILEFSLLQLRNRVRQAPIGFNLLPEKFTLLQLMHLYEEILGIELDKSNFRRKILHMKLLTALDEKQKDVSHRAAKLYKFDDEMYKKLTQKGFNFEY; from the coding sequence TTGACAGAAATAACTACTAACGACCACAAACCAGCTGTTGAAGGAATCACAATTGACTGTGTTTTCTTCGGTTTTAATAAAGAGAGTCTCGAAGTTCTCTTGGTGCAGCACGCCCAAGGTGAAAGTAAAGGTAAATGGGGACTTCTCGGCGGATGGCTACAACGCGATGAAAGTGCCGATGATGCCGCCCAGCGTATTTTGCAGGAGCTTACTGGACTGGAAGATATTTATCTGGAGCAGTTAAAAGCCTTTACCAATCCGAAACGTGTTCCAGAAAGACGTGTCGTGACTATTGGTTATTACACTTTGGTCAATCGAGAAGATTATAATATCAAAGCGAGTTTAAAAGTTATTGAAGCCAAATGGTATAAAATAAATGAAATTCCAGACCTGATTTTTGACCACAATGAAATTTTAGAATTCAGTTTATTGCAGCTTAGAAATAGAGTGCGTCAAGCGCCAATTGGATTTAACCTTCTTCCTGAAAAATTTACTCTATTGCAATTGATGCATTTGTATGAAGAAATTCTAGGAATTGAATTGGACAAATCTAATTTTAGACGAAAAATTCTGCACATGAAACTCTTGACTGCATTGGATGAAAAGCAAAAAGACGTTTCGCACAGAGCGGCTAAACTTTATAAATTTGATGATGAGATGTACAAAAAATTAACTCAAAAAGGGTTTAATTTTGAATATTAA
- the lepA gene encoding translation elongation factor 4 produces MKKIRNFCIIAHIDHGKSTLADRLLGATQTVTAREEKAQLLDNMDLERERGITIKSHAIQMEYKYKGEEYILNLIDTPGHVDFSYEVSRSIAACEGALLIVDAAQSIQAQTISNLYLALENDLEIIPVLNKVDLPSANPEEVSDDIIDLLGCKLEDIIHASGKTGFGVENILAAIIEKIPAPKGNPEEPLQALIFDSVYNPFRGIEVIFRVVNGEIKKGQKIKFMATDNEYFADEIGTLKLNQVPKNVVSAGDVGYLISGIKEAREVKVGDTITDAKVPTTNMITGFEDVKPMVFAGIYPVDTEDYEDLRSSMEKLQLNDASLVFTPESSAALGFGFRCGFLGMLHMEIIQERLEREFDMTVITTVPNVSYLAYTKKHPETPLIVNNPSDLPEPSKLDRVEEPFIKATIITKSDFVGNVMSLCIEKRGLITNQTYLTTERVELNFDMPLAEIVFDFYDRLKTVSKGYASFDYSPIGMRTSKLVKLDVLLNAQTVDALSALIHEDNAYNIGKKMTEKLRELIPRQQFDIPIQAAIGAKIIARETIKALRKDVTAKCYGGDISRKRKLLEKQKKGKKRMRQVGNVEIPQEAFMAVLKLND; encoded by the coding sequence ATGAAGAAGATACGTAACTTTTGCATTATTGCACACATTGACCACGGTAAAAGTACATTGGCGGACAGATTATTAGGCGCAACACAAACCGTTACAGCTCGTGAAGAAAAAGCACAATTGCTTGACAACATGGACTTGGAGCGTGAACGTGGAATTACCATTAAAAGTCATGCCATTCAGATGGAATACAAATACAAAGGCGAGGAATATATCTTAAACTTAATTGATACTCCCGGCCACGTAGATTTTTCGTATGAAGTTTCGAGATCTATTGCTGCCTGTGAGGGAGCTTTATTGATTGTTGATGCGGCACAAAGTATTCAGGCACAAACGATTTCAAATTTATATTTAGCATTAGAAAACGACTTAGAAATCATTCCGGTTTTGAATAAAGTTGATTTACCAAGTGCAAATCCAGAAGAAGTTAGTGATGATATTATCGATTTATTAGGATGTAAATTAGAAGATATTATTCATGCTTCTGGAAAAACTGGTTTTGGTGTTGAAAATATCTTAGCAGCCATTATCGAAAAAATTCCAGCTCCTAAAGGAAATCCAGAAGAACCGTTACAAGCTTTGATTTTTGACTCGGTTTACAATCCATTTCGTGGAATCGAAGTAATCTTTAGAGTTGTAAATGGTGAAATCAAAAAAGGCCAGAAAATTAAATTCATGGCTACAGACAACGAATATTTTGCTGATGAAATTGGAACTTTAAAATTAAATCAGGTTCCTAAAAATGTAGTTTCTGCAGGAGATGTTGGTTATTTGATTTCTGGAATTAAAGAAGCTCGTGAAGTAAAAGTGGGTGATACAATTACTGATGCAAAAGTACCAACTACCAATATGATTACTGGTTTTGAGGATGTAAAACCAATGGTATTTGCCGGAATTTATCCCGTTGATACAGAAGATTATGAAGATTTACGTTCTTCGATGGAAAAATTACAGTTGAATGATGCTTCATTAGTTTTTACTCCTGAAAGTTCTGCTGCATTAGGATTTGGTTTCCGATGCGGATTCTTAGGAATGCTTCACATGGAAATCATTCAGGAACGTTTAGAACGCGAGTTTGATATGACTGTAATTACTACAGTTCCTAACGTTTCGTATTTAGCTTACACTAAAAAACATCCTGAAACTCCATTAATCGTAAATAATCCATCCGATTTGCCAGAGCCTTCAAAACTAGACAGAGTTGAAGAGCCATTTATCAAAGCTACTATCATTACAAAATCTGACTTTGTTGGAAACGTAATGAGCTTATGTATTGAAAAACGTGGTTTAATTACCAATCAAACTTATTTAACTACTGAACGTGTTGAATTAAACTTTGATATGCCTTTGGCAGAAATTGTATTTGATTTTTATGATCGTTTAAAAACAGTTTCTAAAGGTTATGCTTCTTTCGATTATTCTCCAATTGGAATGCGTACTTCTAAATTAGTAAAATTGGACGTCCTTTTAAATGCACAAACAGTAGATGCACTTTCTGCGTTAATTCACGAAGATAACGCTTACAACATCGGTAAAAAAATGACCGAGAAATTGCGTGAGTTGATTCCAAGACAGCAATTTGATATTCCAATTCAAGCTGCAATTGGAGCTAAAATTATTGCTCGTGAAACGATTAAAGCACTTCGTAAAGACGTTACCGCAAAATGTTATGGTGGAGATATTTCGCGTAAGCGTAAATTGCTGGAAAAACAGAAAAAAGGTAAAAAACGTATGCGTCAGGTAGGAAACGTTGAGATTCCGCAAGAAGCATTTATGGCTGTTTTAAAATTGAATGATTAA